Proteins co-encoded in one Dyella japonica A8 genomic window:
- a CDS encoding isoaspartyl peptidase/L-asparaginase family protein — MCHAASPVLVIHGGAGVIKREMSPAKEKAVRAALVQSLQNGYAQLKAGKSAVDAVSAAITVLEDDPNFNAGKGSVFTHDGKNEMDAAIMDGATLEAGSIAGVHRVKNPILLARAVMEKSPHVMLVGDGAEEFARQAGVTLVDPSYFRTEERWQQLQKALKEDENHEKHSDVETAKHFGTVGAVALDAQGHLAAGTSTGGMTDKRWGRVGDSPIIGAGTYANSGCAVSGTGWGEYYLRTVAAHSICMRVTQMRVPLRRAAAEVINQEIPSMGGNGGAIALDENGTVAMPFNTDGMYRGWIGADGVPHVAIYGDEDDGAGDPLPGGGADGRG; from the coding sequence ATGTGCCATGCCGCTTCGCCGGTGCTGGTGATCCACGGGGGCGCTGGCGTCATCAAGCGCGAGATGAGCCCGGCCAAGGAAAAGGCCGTGCGCGCCGCGCTTGTCCAGTCATTGCAGAACGGTTACGCGCAACTCAAGGCGGGCAAGAGCGCGGTGGATGCGGTGTCCGCTGCCATCACCGTGCTCGAGGACGATCCCAACTTCAACGCCGGCAAGGGTTCGGTGTTCACCCATGACGGCAAGAACGAGATGGATGCCGCCATCATGGACGGCGCCACGCTGGAGGCGGGCTCGATTGCGGGCGTGCACCGCGTGAAGAACCCGATCCTGCTGGCGCGCGCCGTGATGGAAAAGTCGCCGCACGTCATGCTGGTGGGCGATGGCGCGGAGGAGTTTGCGCGGCAGGCGGGCGTGACGCTGGTCGATCCGTCCTATTTCCGCACGGAAGAACGCTGGCAGCAGCTGCAGAAGGCGCTCAAGGAAGACGAGAACCACGAAAAGCATTCAGACGTGGAGACGGCCAAACACTTCGGCACCGTGGGTGCGGTGGCGCTTGATGCCCAGGGGCACCTGGCGGCAGGCACCTCGACGGGCGGCATGACGGACAAGCGCTGGGGCCGCGTGGGCGATTCGCCGATTATCGGCGCGGGTACGTACGCCAACTCGGGCTGTGCGGTTTCCGGTACCGGCTGGGGTGAGTACTACCTGCGCACCGTGGCGGCCCACTCGATCTGCATGCGCGTCACCCAAATGCGGGTGCCGCTGCGCCGTGCCGCGGCGGAAGTGATCAACCAGGAAATCCCGTCCATGGGGGGCAACGGCGGCGCCATTGCCCTGGATGAGAACGGCACGGTGGCCATGCCTTTCAATACGGACGGCATGTACCGCGGCTGGATCGGTGCCGACGGCGTACCGCATGTCGCCATTTATGGGGATGAAGACGACGGCGCGGGGGATCCGCTGCCCGGCGGCGGGGCGGACGGCCGGGGCTGA
- a CDS encoding type IV pilin protein, producing MNRSGHRFGGNPHLRASAASSRVARASVRGFTLIELMTVVIILGILTAVAVSKYHQYVVRANRNAAEDVLLGIASAEERYLIDNRAYVATASSVGYPASAFPGNTYANYSFVITPGTGALPSYTITATPTSTGAQANDTACNPLSLASDGTKLPTSCW from the coding sequence ATGAATAGGAGTGGTCATCGTTTCGGGGGTAACCCCCATCTGCGGGCATCGGCGGCTTCGTCGCGCGTTGCACGCGCCAGCGTCCGCGGGTTCACCCTCATCGAGCTGATGACCGTGGTGATCATCCTCGGGATCCTGACCGCTGTGGCGGTTTCCAAGTACCACCAGTACGTCGTGCGGGCGAACCGCAACGCCGCGGAAGACGTCCTGCTCGGCATAGCGTCCGCCGAAGAGCGGTATCTGATCGACAACCGGGCCTATGTGGCCACTGCCTCGTCGGTTGGCTACCCCGCCTCTGCGTTTCCGGGCAACACGTACGCCAACTACAGCTTTGTGATAACGCCCGGTACGGGTGCACTGCCGAGCTACACCATCACGGCCACCCCCACGTCCACGGGCGCCCAGGCCAACGATACCGCCTGCAACCCCCTGTCGTTGGCCAGTGATGGTACGAAATTGCCAACCAGCTGCTGGTAA
- a CDS encoding GspH/FimT family pseudopilin yields MTMRVQRGYTLVELLATLAVFVTLLLFAVPNFGIMLGNQRIKNAALDVVSTVTFARSEAVKRNAQVNVSAAAAGWQGGWGVAPASASTIRSHDIFNGVTITEAGGNTQYQFSGNGRMTQPLSLKFTVKPSTASSKIQTLCVNVGSSGRTQTTSGACS; encoded by the coding sequence ATGACAATGCGCGTCCAACGCGGATACACCCTGGTTGAACTGCTCGCCACCCTGGCGGTGTTCGTCACGCTGTTGCTGTTTGCCGTACCGAACTTCGGGATCATGCTGGGCAACCAGCGCATCAAGAATGCCGCGCTGGACGTGGTATCCACCGTCACGTTCGCACGCAGCGAGGCCGTCAAGCGCAATGCCCAGGTGAATGTGTCTGCCGCCGCGGCAGGCTGGCAGGGTGGCTGGGGTGTTGCGCCGGCATCCGCCTCCACCATCCGCAGTCATGACATCTTCAACGGCGTTACCATCACCGAGGCGGGCGGCAACACCCAGTACCAGTTCAGTGGCAACGGGCGCATGACCCAGCCGCTCAGCCTGAAGTTCACCGTCAAGCCGTCGACGGCCAGCAGCAAGATACAAACCCTGTGCGTCAATGTCGGGTCGAGCGGCCGCACGCAGACCACGTCGGGAGCCTGCTCATGA
- the pilV gene encoding type IV pilus modification protein PilV, whose product MKHQRGVLLIEVMVSMFIAAIALLGAIALSLNSSRNQMESYQRVQALTLVQDMVSRINANRQVAACYSNGATGTATNATLPTCSTTLVAGSSTQQQSTANADLAAWKSELQGAGETSGTTKAGVMIGAIGCINQTDSVNNVYSVTVAWQGLSSTVTNNYVTCGSGNYGSDDKRRAVSVLVQIGNLSS is encoded by the coding sequence ATGAAGCACCAGCGAGGCGTCTTGCTGATCGAAGTCATGGTGTCGATGTTCATCGCCGCCATTGCCCTGCTTGGCGCGATTGCGCTGTCGCTGAACTCGTCGCGCAACCAAATGGAGTCCTACCAGCGCGTGCAGGCGCTGACCCTGGTGCAGGACATGGTGTCGCGCATCAACGCCAATCGGCAGGTGGCGGCTTGTTACTCCAACGGCGCCACGGGCACGGCGACCAACGCGACCCTGCCCACCTGTAGCACCACCCTTGTGGCGGGCAGCAGCACGCAGCAGCAGTCCACCGCCAATGCCGACCTTGCGGCCTGGAAGAGCGAACTGCAGGGCGCCGGCGAAACCAGTGGTACCACCAAGGCCGGCGTCATGATCGGTGCCATTGGTTGCATCAACCAGACCGATTCCGTCAACAACGTCTACAGCGTGACCGTGGCCTGGCAGGGCTTGTCGTCCACGGTCACCAACAACTACGTGACCTGTGGTTCGGGCAACTACGGTAGTGATGACAAGCGGCGCGCCGTCAGCGTCCTCGTCCAGATCGGCAACCTCAGCTCATGA